A genomic region of Elephas maximus indicus isolate mEleMax1 chromosome 10, mEleMax1 primary haplotype, whole genome shotgun sequence contains the following coding sequences:
- the LOC126084564 gene encoding LOW QUALITY PROTEIN: olfactory receptor 11H4-like (The sequence of the model RefSeq protein was modified relative to this genomic sequence to represent the inferred CDS: substituted 1 base at 1 genomic stop codon), whose product MNRSATHIVTEFVLLGFPACWEMQIFLFSLLLVVYVLTLLGNGAIICAVRWHPXLHTPMYFLLGNFAFLEIWYVSSTVSTTLANILSKTKAISFSGCFLQFYFFFSLGTTECLFLAVMAYDRYLAICHPLHYPTIMTRRICGMLVPLCWLIGFLGYPIPIFFISQLPFCGANVIDHILCDMDPLMSLSCAPAPITEFIFYTQSSLVLFVTITYILRSYTLLLRAVFQVPSAAGQRKAFSTCGSHLVVVSLFYGTVMVMYVSPTYGVPTLMQKILTLVYSVLTPLFNPLIYSLRNKDMKFALRNILGRMRIGQNS is encoded by the coding sequence ATGAACAGGTCAGCAACACACATCGTGACTGAGTTTGTTCTCCTGGGATTCCCTGCTTGCTGGGAGATGCAGATTTTCCTCTTCTCATTGCTTTTGGTGGTTTATGTCTTGACCCTGCTGGGGAATGGGGCCATCATCTGTGCAGTGAGATGGCACCCATgactccacacccccatgtactttctGCTGGGCAACTTTGCCTTCCTTGAGATCTGGTATGTTTCTTCCACAGTTTCCACCACGCTAGCCAACATTCTCTCCAAGACCAAGGCCATCTCATTTTCTGGTTGCTTCCTCcagttctatttcttcttttccctggGCACTACTGAATGTCTCTTCCTGGCAGTAATGGCTTATGATCGGTACCTGGCCATCTGCCACCCACTGCACTACCCCACCATCATGACCAGGAGGATCTGTGGCATGCTGGTGCCTCTCTGCTGGCTCATTGGATTCCTTGGCTACCCAATCCCAATTTTCTTCATCTCCCAACTTCCCTTTTGTGGTGCCAATGTCATCGATCACATCCTGTGTGACATGGACCCACTCATGTCTCTGTCCTGTGCCCCAGCCCCCATTACTGAATTTATTTTCTACACTCAGAGCTCCCTTGTCCTCTTTGTCACTATTACGTATATTCTTCGATCCTATACTCTACTGCTCAGAGCTGTTTTTCAGGTCCCCTCTGCAGCTGGCCAGCGGAAGGCCTTCTCCACATGTGGCTCTCATTTAGTTGTGGTGTCTCTTTTCTATGGGACAGTCATGGTAATGTATGTGAGTCCTACATATGGGGTCCCGACTTTGATGCAGAAGATCCTCAcactggtatattcagtattgacACCTCTCTTTAATCCCCTGATTTATAGTCTTCGTAATAAGGACATGAAATTTGCCCTGAGAAATATCCTGGGTAGAATGAGAATAGGTCAAAATTCATGA